The following are from one region of the Vicugna pacos chromosome 9, VicPac4, whole genome shotgun sequence genome:
- the LOC102525904 gene encoding ATP-dependent RNA helicase DDX19B has product MATDSWALAVDEQEAAAESLSNLNLKEEKIKPDANGAVVKTNANAEKTDEEEKEDRAAQSLLNKLIRSNLVDNTNQVEVLQRDPNSPLYSVKSFEELRLKPQLLQGVYAMGFNRPSKIQENALPLMLAEPPQNLIAQSQSGTGKTAAFVLAMLSQVEPANRYPQCLCLSPTYELALQTGKVIEQMGKFYPELKLAYAVRGNKLERGQKISEHIVIGTPGTVLDWCSKLKFIDPKKIKVFVLDEADVMIATQGHQDQSIRIQRMLPRNCQMLLFSATFEDSVWKFAQKVVPDPNIIKLKREEETLDTIKQYYVLCNNRDEKFQALCNLYGAITIAQAMIFCHTRKTASWLAAELSKEGHQVALLSGEMVVEQRAAVIERFREGKEKVLVTTNVCARGIDVEQVSVVINFDLPVDKDGNPDNETYLHRIGRTGRFGKRGLAVNMVDSKHSMNILNRIQEHFNKKIERLDTDDLDEIEKIAN; this is encoded by the exons ATGGCCACTGACTCGTGGGCCCTGGCGGTGGACGAGCAGGAAGCGGCGGCCGAGTCG CTGAGCAACTTGAATCTTAAGGAAGAGAAAATCAAGCCAGATGCCAATG GTGCTGTTGTCAAGACCAATGCTAATGCAGAGAAGAcagatgaagaagagaaag AGGACAGAGCCGCCCAATCCTTACTCAACAAGCTGATCAGAAGCAACCTTGTTGATAACACCAACCAAGTGGAAGTCCTGCAGCGGGATCCAAACTCCCCTCTCTACTCAGTGAAGTCCTTCGAGGAGCTACGCCT GAAACCACAGCTTCTCCAGGGAGTCTATGCCATGGGCTTCAACCGTCCATCCAAGATACAAGAGAATGCATTGCCTTTGATGCTTGCTGAGCC CCCACAGAACTTAATTGCCCAGTCTCAGTCTGGTACTGGTAAAACAGCTGCCTTTGTGTTGGCCATGCTCAGCCAAGTAGAACCTGCAAACAGATACCCTCAG TGTCTGTGCCTCTCCCCAACATATGAGCTCGCTCTTCAAACTGGAAAAGTGATTGAGCAGATGGGCAAATTTTATCCTGAACTGAAGCTAGCATATGCTGTTCGTGGCAATAAAT TGGAAAGAGGTCAGAAGATCAGTGAGCACATTGTCATTGGCACTCCTGGGACCGTTCTGGACTGGTGCTCCAAGCTCAAGTTCATTGACCCCAAGAAGATTAAGGTGTTTGTTCTGGACGAGGCTGACGTGATGATAGCTACTCAGGGCCACCAAGATCAGAGCATCCGCATCCAGAG GATGCTGCCCAGGAACTGCCAGATGCTGCTTTTCTCTGCCACCTTTGAAGACTCTGTATGGAAATTTGCCCAGAAAGTGGTTCCAGACCCAAATATCATCAAACTGAAGCGCGAGGAGGAGACGCTGGACACCATCAAGCAGTATTACGTCCTGTGCAATAACAGAGACGAGAAGTTCCAGGCCCTGTGCAACCTGTATGGGGCCATCACCATCGCTCAAGCGATGATCTTCTGTCAT ACCCGTAAAACAGCTAGCTGGCTGGCAGCAGAGCTCTCAAAAGAAGGCCACCAGGTGGCTCTGCTGAGCGGTGAGATGGTGGTGGAGCAGAGGGCTGCCGTGATTGAGCGCTTCCGAGAGGGCAAAGAGAAGGTTCTGGTCACCACCAATGTGTGTGCCCGCG GCATCGACGTTGAACAGGTGTCTGTCGTCATCAACTTTGACCTCCCCGTGGACAAGGATGGGAACCCGGACAATGAGACCTACCTGCACCGGATCGGGCGCACTGGCCGCTTTGGCAAGAGGGGCCTGGCAGTGAACATGGTGGACAGCAAGCACAGCATGAACATCCTGAACAGAATCCAGGAGCACTTCA ataaaaaaatagaaagactgGATACGGATGATTTGGACGAGATTGAGAAAATAGCCAACTGA